The proteins below are encoded in one region of Segatella copri:
- the ilvB gene encoding biosynthetic-type acetolactate synthase large subunit, producing MAKEVITGAEALMRSLKNEDVKTIFGYPGGSIMPVFDALYGYTRGEKKMFDHILVRHEQAAAHAAQGYARVSGEVGVALVTSGPGATNTLTGIADAMMDSTPIVVIAGQVGVGALGTDAFQEVDLVGVTQPISKWSYQIRRAEDVAWAVSRAFYIARSGRPGPVVLDFTKNAQVATCEWEPVKCEKVTSYNPYPTIDEKAVAEAAELINNAKKPFALVGHGVELGGAHNELIEFLEKADIPAGRTLLGLSALPSNHPLNMGMLGMHGSYATNMKTQECDVLIAIGMRFSDRITGVPSKYAPQAKIIHLDIDKAEIDKVIKTDVAVVGDCKQSLPAITRLLNKNVHREWRDSFEEYRQQEQEKVIEKDIHPTEGPLLMGEVTNVVTEATHNEAVLVNDVGQNQMISSRYFKFTKKLSIVTSGGFGTMGFGLPAAIGATFGAPDRTICCFFGDGGFQMNIQELGTIMEQQAPVKMILLNNNYLGNVRQWQDLMFGGRHSFTHMMNPHYAEIAKAYGIPYDVVIDRKDLQAKVEKMISTKGPYLLECAIKENEDIVPMTLPGKSVDEMQLELNY from the coding sequence ATGGCAAAAGAAGTAATAACAGGAGCCGAAGCACTGATGCGCTCCCTGAAAAACGAGGATGTTAAAACCATCTTCGGATATCCGGGCGGCAGCATCATGCCAGTGTTTGATGCACTGTACGGTTACACGAGAGGTGAAAAGAAGATGTTTGACCACATCTTGGTACGTCACGAGCAGGCTGCTGCTCACGCTGCACAGGGTTATGCCCGAGTCAGCGGCGAAGTGGGCGTCGCTCTTGTCACTAGTGGTCCTGGAGCTACTAATACATTGACCGGCATCGCTGATGCTATGATGGATTCTACACCAATCGTAGTCATCGCCGGACAGGTAGGCGTAGGTGCCCTGGGTACCGATGCTTTCCAGGAGGTAGACCTCGTGGGTGTTACCCAGCCAATCTCCAAGTGGTCTTACCAGATACGCCGTGCCGAGGATGTGGCATGGGCTGTGAGCCGTGCTTTCTACATCGCCCGCAGCGGACGCCCGGGACCTGTGGTGCTCGACTTTACAAAGAATGCGCAGGTGGCTACATGCGAGTGGGAACCAGTGAAATGTGAGAAGGTTACATCTTACAACCCTTATCCTACGATAGATGAAAAGGCGGTGGCTGAAGCAGCCGAACTCATCAACAATGCCAAGAAACCATTCGCCCTCGTGGGTCATGGAGTAGAGCTTGGCGGTGCACATAATGAACTCATCGAATTCCTCGAGAAGGCAGATATCCCTGCCGGCAGAACCCTGCTCGGCCTTTCTGCCCTGCCTAGCAACCACCCGCTCAACATGGGTATGCTCGGCATGCACGGTTCTTATGCTACCAACATGAAGACCCAGGAGTGTGATGTGCTCATCGCCATCGGTATGCGTTTCAGCGACCGTATCACAGGCGTGCCTTCTAAGTATGCTCCCCAGGCCAAGATTATTCACCTGGACATTGACAAGGCTGAGATTGATAAGGTTATCAAGACCGATGTGGCTGTTGTGGGCGACTGCAAACAGAGTCTGCCAGCCATTACCCGTCTGCTGAACAAGAATGTTCACCGCGAGTGGAGAGATTCCTTCGAGGAATACCGCCAGCAGGAACAGGAAAAGGTAATAGAGAAGGATATCCACCCTACAGAGGGACCGCTGCTTATGGGCGAGGTGACCAACGTGGTAACGGAAGCTACTCATAATGAGGCTGTTCTCGTAAACGACGTAGGCCAGAACCAGATGATCAGTAGCCGCTACTTTAAGTTTACCAAGAAGCTGAGCATCGTAACCAGTGGTGGTTTCGGAACCATGGGCTTTGGTCTTCCGGCAGCCATCGGTGCCACCTTCGGAGCTCCCGACCGCACCATCTGCTGTTTCTTCGGCGACGGCGGTTTCCAGATGAACATCCAGGAACTGGGCACCATCATGGAGCAACAGGCACCGGTAAAGATGATTCTGCTGAACAACAACTATCTGGGCAACGTGCGCCAGTGGCAAGACCTGATGTTCGGCGGCCGTCACTCCTTCACCCACATGATGAATCCTCATTATGCAGAGATTGCCAAGGCCTACGGCATACCATACGATGTGGTAATAGACCGCAAGGACCTTCAGGCTAAGGTGGAGAAGATGATCAGCACCAAGGGTCCTTACCTGTTGGAGTGCGCCATCAAGGAGAATGAAGACATCGTTCCGATGACGCTGCCGGGCAAGAGTGTAGATGAGATGCAACTCGAGTTGAATTATTAA
- the ilvD gene encoding dihydroxy-acid dehydratase gives MKHPLRSSVCTEGRRMAGARALWVAAGMKHEQFGKPIIAIVNSFTQFVPGHTHLHEIGQIVKKEIEAMGCYAAEFNTIAVDDGIAMGHDGMLYSLPSRDIIADSVEYMVNAHKADAMICISNCDKVTPGMLMASMRLNIPTVFCSGGPMEAGRWKGENADLITAMIKGADTSVSDEEMTQIEQCACPGCGSCSGMFTANSMNSLTEAIGLSLPGNGTILATHKNRIQLFKDAARQIVKNAYAYYEDGDESVLPRNIATRDAFLNAMTLDIAMGGSTNTVLHLLAVAQEAGADFKMEDIDQLSRKVPCLCKLSPNTQKYSVQECNRAGGILGILNELNKGGLINGAVKRVDGKTLDEQMKKYDITGTEIDAEADRIYHSAPGRKFSTQMGSQDAQWESLDTDRAEGCIRDLEHAYTKDGGLAVLFGNIAQNGCVVKTAGVDPVLWHFEGPAVCFDSQEDACEGILGGKVNSGDCVVITHEGPKGGPGMQEMLYPTSYIKSRHLGKECALITDGRFSGGTSGLSIGHISPEAAAGGNIGKIKDGDIIVIDIPSRSINVKLSDEELAARPQQPLKRNRVVSKALRAYAQSVSSADKGGVRIID, from the coding sequence ATGAAACATCCATTAAGAAGTAGCGTCTGCACTGAAGGCAGAAGAATGGCAGGTGCCCGAGCACTCTGGGTAGCTGCAGGTATGAAACACGAGCAGTTTGGTAAACCAATCATTGCTATCGTGAACAGCTTTACTCAGTTTGTGCCAGGTCATACCCATCTTCATGAAATCGGTCAGATCGTCAAGAAGGAAATCGAAGCTATGGGGTGCTACGCAGCCGAATTCAATACCATCGCCGTTGACGACGGTATCGCAATGGGACACGACGGAATGCTCTATTCCCTCCCAAGCCGTGATATCATTGCCGACTCTGTAGAATACATGGTCAATGCTCACAAGGCCGACGCCATGATCTGCATCTCAAACTGCGACAAGGTAACCCCAGGTATGCTCATGGCATCTATGCGACTGAACATTCCTACCGTGTTCTGCTCAGGTGGACCTATGGAAGCCGGACGCTGGAAGGGTGAGAACGCCGACTTGATTACAGCTATGATTAAGGGTGCTGATACAAGCGTTTCTGACGAGGAGATGACGCAGATTGAGCAGTGCGCCTGCCCAGGTTGCGGTAGCTGCTCAGGTATGTTTACCGCCAACTCAATGAACTCACTCACCGAGGCCATCGGTCTGAGTTTGCCAGGCAACGGAACCATTCTTGCTACCCACAAGAACCGCATCCAGCTCTTCAAAGATGCTGCACGCCAGATAGTTAAGAACGCTTATGCATATTATGAGGACGGCGACGAGAGCGTATTGCCACGCAATATAGCTACCCGTGACGCATTCCTCAACGCCATGACCCTGGACATCGCCATGGGCGGAAGCACCAACACCGTGCTCCACTTGCTGGCAGTAGCTCAGGAAGCTGGCGCAGACTTCAAGATGGAAGACATCGACCAGTTGAGCCGCAAGGTGCCTTGCCTCTGTAAGTTGAGCCCTAACACCCAGAAATACAGTGTACAGGAGTGTAACCGCGCAGGTGGTATCCTCGGTATCCTGAACGAGCTGAACAAGGGCGGTCTGATCAACGGCGCCGTAAAGCGTGTTGACGGCAAAACACTCGATGAGCAGATGAAGAAATACGACATTACCGGCACAGAGATTGATGCCGAGGCTGACAGAATCTACCATTCAGCACCGGGCAGAAAGTTCTCTACCCAGATGGGTAGTCAGGATGCTCAGTGGGAGAGTCTCGACACCGACCGCGCCGAGGGTTGTATCCGCGACCTCGAGCATGCCTACACCAAGGATGGCGGACTGGCAGTGCTCTTCGGCAACATCGCCCAGAACGGTTGCGTAGTAAAGACAGCCGGCGTAGACCCAGTGCTCTGGCATTTTGAGGGTCCGGCCGTATGCTTTGATTCTCAGGAAGATGCATGCGAAGGCATCCTCGGCGGAAAGGTTAACTCAGGCGACTGCGTAGTCATCACCCACGAGGGTCCGAAGGGTGGCCCTGGCATGCAGGAGATGCTCTACCCAACCTCTTACATCAAGAGCCGTCACCTGGGCAAGGAATGTGCCCTCATCACCGACGGCCGCTTCTCAGGCGGTACATCAGGCTTGAGCATCGGTCACATCAGTCCTGAGGCTGCAGCAGGTGGCAACATCGGCAAGATTAAGGATGGCGATATCATCGTCATTGATATCCCTAGCCGCTCCATCAATGTGAAGCTCTCTGACGAGGAACTCGCAGCACGTCCACAGCAGCCGCTGAAGCGCAACCGCGTGGTTAGCAAGGCACTGCGCGCTTATGCCCAGAGCGTAAGTTCGGCAGATAAGGGCGGTGTGAGAATCATCGACTAG
- a CDS encoding OmpA family protein produces the protein MKKLVLMFAAAVMAVSASAQTTQESKFFDNWYLGVNVGAATKTTHNAWFKNVNPSVGVRLGKWFTPVWGAAVEADLYARNRNLPFTHKTLVRGASGKFIGTINATNLFLGYKGEPRKFEIIPLAGIGGYHSFNLHNGNLNALTANAGVDFAFNLGANKAWQVYVEPSMNWFLHDNKSACNGCQFDVNKSAFQVKVGVNYKFKGSNNSHNFTIVTPRDQNEIDGLNGQINNLRNDLNSKDSELAAKDKQIKDLQNALNECQKAPKYVKPATATNLQPTVLFTVGKSKVERSQMPNIEMIAQYMKNHPNAKVEIKGYASPEGSKELNQKLSEARANAVKNILVKTYKISANRLQAKGMGATDKLFKQVEFNRVATFNDNNAAE, from the coding sequence ATGAAAAAGTTAGTATTAATGTTTGCTGCTGCCGTAATGGCAGTATCTGCATCTGCTCAGACTACACAGGAGAGCAAGTTCTTTGACAATTGGTATCTTGGTGTAAACGTTGGAGCTGCTACAAAGACTACTCACAATGCATGGTTCAAGAACGTAAATCCTTCAGTAGGTGTACGTCTCGGAAAGTGGTTTACTCCAGTTTGGGGTGCTGCTGTAGAGGCTGACCTCTATGCTCGTAACCGCAACCTGCCTTTTACACATAAGACTTTGGTTCGTGGTGCAAGCGGTAAGTTCATCGGTACTATCAATGCAACAAACCTCTTCTTGGGTTACAAGGGTGAGCCACGTAAATTCGAAATCATCCCATTGGCAGGCATCGGTGGTTACCACTCTTTCAACCTTCATAATGGCAACCTCAATGCCCTCACAGCTAACGCAGGTGTTGACTTCGCATTCAACCTTGGCGCAAACAAGGCTTGGCAGGTATATGTAGAGCCATCTATGAATTGGTTCCTTCACGACAACAAGAGTGCTTGCAATGGTTGCCAGTTTGATGTTAACAAGTCTGCTTTCCAGGTTAAGGTGGGTGTTAACTACAAGTTCAAGGGTTCTAACAACTCTCACAACTTCACTATCGTAACTCCACGCGACCAGAACGAGATTGATGGTTTGAATGGTCAGATCAACAACCTCCGCAACGACTTGAATAGCAAGGATTCTGAACTCGCAGCTAAGGACAAGCAGATCAAGGATCTCCAGAATGCGCTCAATGAGTGCCAGAAGGCTCCTAAGTATGTAAAGCCAGCTACTGCTACCAATTTGCAGCCAACAGTATTGTTTACTGTAGGTAAGTCAAAAGTAGAGCGTAGCCAGATGCCAAACATCGAGATGATTGCTCAGTATATGAAGAATCATCCAAATGCTAAGGTTGAAATTAAGGGTTATGCATCTCCAGAGGGTTCTAAGGAACTTAACCAGAAACTTTCTGAGGCTCGTGCCAATGCTGTAAAGAACATTCTCGTTAAGACTTACAAGATTAGCGCAAATCGTCTTCAGGCTAAGGGTATGGGTGCTACTGACAAGCTCTTCAAGCAGGTTGAGTTCAACCGTGTTGCTACATTCAATGATAACAATGCAGCTGAATAA